Proteins co-encoded in one Corylus avellana chromosome ca9, CavTom2PMs-1.0 genomic window:
- the LOC132162252 gene encoding uncharacterized mitochondrial protein AtMg00810-like: MYAEKILRKFRMVGCKPMATPLGLNEKLKKEDGGKKVDATLYRSLVGNLLYLTATRLDVMFAASLLSRFTHSPSHFHLAVAKRVLRYIQGTTSYGIRYCKNSMVKLLGFYDSDLSGYVDEGCFLGPQRSNNQLLNLQQKLNMFQQH, encoded by the coding sequence ATGTATGCTGAAAAAATTCTGAGAAAATTCAGAATGGTTGGTTGCAAACCAATGGCTACACCACTTggattaaatgaaaaattaaagaaggaagatggagGAAAAAAGGTGGATGCTACTCTCTATAGAAGTTTGGTTGGAAACTTGCTATATCTCACTGCTACAAGGCTTGATGTTATGTTTGCAGCAAGTTTGCTATCAAGGTTCACGCATTCTCCAAGCCATTTTCATTTGGCAGTAGCAAAAAGGGTGCTTAGATACATTCAAGGCACCACAAGTTATGGAATAAGGTATTGCAAAAATTCCATGGTGAAGTTGCTTGGCTTTTATGATAGTGATTTGAGTGGCTATGTTGATGAGGGGTGTTTCCTTGGTCCTCAAAGAAGCAATAATCAGTTGCTCAATCTTCAGCAGAAGCTGAATATGTTTCAACAACATTAA